TAAGCATTATAATAAGATAGAACCATATTTTCTGCTGCAATCTTACTTCCACCATAAGGAGATATTGGATTTGTTGGATGATATTCATCTATCCCTTTATCATCACATTTATCATATACCATGCAAGTACTCATAAACACAATTTTAGTGCTATGTACTACCTCACTTTCATCAATACTCCACTTATCTCCAATCATTTTAGAATTTTTACCAAACATCTGTATTTTTGCTTTTTCTAAAATATTAAATGTTCCTACAGTGTCATTATAAAAAGTAGTTTTAGGATCATCTATAGAGTCTTGAACATTTATAGATGCTGCAAGATGATAAATAATATCGTACTTTTCTTTGAATACCTCATCTAGCTTTTCTAAATCCTGTATATCCCCTTCAATAAATTTAAACTTCGAATTACTTTCAAACTCCTCTATATTAAATAATCTACCATTACTTAAGTTATCAAATGCTGTAACTGTATGATTTTCATCTAAAAGTTTTTTTACTACCCATCTTCCTATAAATCCAGCTCCACCTGTAACTAATATATTCATATATAAAATTCCTCCATTATCTAATAAGGTCCCAACTCATAGGAGTACCTTTTTCTATATCTACCTTTGCTTCCCTTCCAATTATATCATCAATATACTTAGTTTCCATACCGAAACCAGGTCTAATGCTTCTAACGTTTTCTTCTGTGAATTTTTCTCCACTCTTGATATCTTTAACTACAAAAAGAGATCTACTATGCTCTCTAGAGTTTCTTTGCTTTTCTGTTAATTGGTACGTAACCTTCCCTAAAGCTTTTTCCATTTCTCTAATTCCATCTACCATAGATTTAAATTCCTCTGGTTCCATAGAAAACTTAGAATCCGGCCCTCCATCTTCCCTTCTAAGAGTAAGATGCTTTTCTACTATCTTAGCCCCCAATGCCACAGCACCTAAGCTTATTGTGTTACTCATAGTGTGATCTGATAATCCAACTACTATATCAAAGGTTTCTTTCATATTAGGTATA
Above is a genomic segment from Clostridium bornimense containing:
- a CDS encoding GDP-mannose 4,6-dehydratase; the protein is MNILVTGGAGFIGRWVVKKLLDENHTVTAFDNLSNGRLFNIEEFESNSKFKFIEGDIQDLEKLDEVFKEKYDIIYHLAASINVQDSIDDPKTTFYNDTVGTFNILEKAKIQMFGKNSKMIGDKWSIDESEVVHSTKIVFMSTCMVYDKCDDKGIDEYHPTNPISPYGGSKIAAENMVLSYYNAYKLPTTVIRPFNTYGPFQKTGGEGGVVAIFVNAVIDKKDINIYGSGEQTRDLLYVKDCADFVVNAGYNDNTNGQIINAGTGRDVTINELANIVSKNLVNINHVEHIHPQSEIMKLKCNYEKAKNIMGWSPKYSLEEGIEETYRFLKGMR